GTCGAGCTGTCCGGCGAAGTGGTCTAGCTCTTCGGCCTTCAGCTCCAGACGCGCCAGCCGGGCGAGGTGGGCGACCTCCTCGCGCGTGATGCCAGGCATGCAGCGATCCTCAGGGTGTGTGTGGAGTGTTTCGGCCCCAATCCTATGGCTCCCCGCACGCACAGCGCGAAAGGCTTTGGCGCACCATCGTTGTGGGCAATCGTTGCTCCCTCAGCTAACGCTGGGAGGTGCCCCCTGGCGGAACGGGTGGGCACAACGCCACCCACCGGCCCGCACCCGGCAACGAAACGCCAAGGGGCAGCGCCCTCACGTCACCGGCTGATCCGCGTCCTCGTCCGCGGAAGCGTCTTCGTTCGACGGCTCCGCCGTCTCGCGGTGCCAGCCGCCCTCACCCCGCGCCCGCAGCCACGCCGTCATCTCCTCCGGCGGCATCGCCGCGGCCACCAGCCAGCCCTGGACCGCGTCGCAGCCCAGATCCCGCAGCCGCTCCCAGGTCTCGTCGTCCTCGACGCCCTCCGCGACCACGAGCAGGCCCAGCGAGTGGGCGAGGTCGACCGTACAGCGGACGATCTCCGCGTCCTCGTTGTCCACGGCCAGCCGGGCCACGAAGGAACGGTCGATCTTGAGCTCGCTCACCGGCAGCCGCCGCAGATGGACCAGGGACGAATACCCCGTCCCGAAGTCGTCGAGCGACATCTTCACCCCGTGCCCGGTGAGCCCGGCCAGCGTGTCGGCGGCCCGCTGCGGGTCCTCCAGCAGGACGTGCTCGGTTATCTCCAGCTGAAGGGCGCCCGCCGGGACCCCGTGCCGGGCCAGCCGCCCGGCGACCGCGCCCGCGAAGCCGGGGGTGTGGACATCGCGCGGCGAGACGTTGACGGCGACGGGCACCTCGAGGCCGTCGGCGCGCCATCGCGCGACCTGGCCCAGGGCCGTCTCCAGGACATACTCGGTCAGCCGGGGCATCAGCCCGGAGCTCTCGGCCATGGAGATGAACTCGTCCGGCGGCACCTTGCCCCGGTCCGGGTGCACCCAGCGCACCAGGGCCTCCAGGCCCGCCACATGGCCGTCGAAGCCGACCTTGGGCTGGTAGTGCAGCTCGACGTCGCCCGCGTCCAGGGCGCGCCGCAGATCGCCGAGCAGACCGAGCCGGTCGGGGGTGTTGCCGTCCCGCCGCGCCTCGTACAGCTCGACTCCGCTGCGGTCCCGCTTGGCCTGGTACATCGCGACGTCGGCGCGGCGCAGCAGCCCCTCGGCGTCCAGGGCGTGGTCGGGGTAGACGGCGACGCCCGCGCTGGCCTCGAGCACCAGGGTCAGCCCGTCCAGGTCGAGCGGGGAGCCGAGGTCGCCGACGAGGACGCGGGCGCTGCGCTGGGCGCTGGTGAGCGAGTCGGTGGTGGGCAGCAGCACCGCGAACTCGTCGCCGCCGAGCCGGGCCACCTCCGCCCCGCGCGGCAGGGCGAGCCGCAGCCGCTCGGCGATCTGGAGCAGCAGCCGGTCCCCGGCCAGATGGCCCAGGGTGTCGTTGACCGAACGGAAGCGGTCGAGGTCCAGCAGCACCAGCGCGGTGCGGGTACCGGCCCGCTCGGCCTCGTCCAGCGCGGTCCAGGTGCGCTCCAGCAGCCACTGGCGGTTGGGCAGCCCGGTGAGCGGGTCGCGCAGCTGCTCCTCGGCGCGGACCCGGGCGATCCACAGCGTGGAGTCCAGGGCGACCAGCGGCACCGCGAACAGCGGGAGCAGCAGCGGGGTGTCCCCGGCGACGACCACGATGAGGGGGGCGATGCCGAGGAGCGCGATGCCGACGAGGACCTGCCGGAAGAGGGCGGTGCGGGCGACGGTGGGCAGTCCGGCGCCGGGCGGGGCGAGGGAGCACCACAGCAGGGCGCGGGTCACCGCGAGATAGACGAAGGCGGCCAGGGCCGTCTGGGGAATGGCGGACACATGCCAGGTGTCGGTGCGCCAGGGGTGTTCGACGGAGGGGGTGGTGCCGAAGGCGGCGAGGGTGAGGGCGGCCGCACCGACCCCCAGGATGTCGACCGCGCCGTGCAGGGCGGCCTGCCGCCATCGGTGCCGCCGGGCGGCACCGACCAGGACGACCACGGCGAGGCTGACCAGCACGGCCGGAATCCAGCCGTAGAGCAGCAGCGCCGCCAGGGTTAACGCGGCCCCGGAACCGGTGCCGCCCCACCAGCGGTCACGGCCGAGGGCGACCAGATGGCCGACGATGATTCCGGTGAGCACGGCGAGCGACCAGCCCACGGTCCCATCGGGAAAGAGCGCATTGCCCGCGTCGAGCACTCGGAACACTCCGATACCGAGTGCGAAAGCCGCCATGGCGACCGCAGCGGCCGGCAGCGCGGGCAGCACGGCCCGGCGCAGCCGCGACGCCGGGGCGGCGCTTTCGGTCGGTTTCATACCCGTCCCTCTCACAGCCGGCGGTGCCAGCGCCACGGCGGGCGCACACCTCAACAGTAGGCGGCAGAAGGGGAAGACGGGCGGCGATCGGCGACGGTTCCCCGAATGCCGCCCGACGATCCATGACCTTCTGCTATGCGCTGTAAGGGTGATGCCCGCCGGCTGTACCCGGGAAGTGCTCCCAGTCGTAATCCGGCCAGGTTTGGACCCATTGAGCG
This genomic interval from Streptomyces asiaticus contains the following:
- a CDS encoding putative bifunctional diguanylate cyclase/phosphodiesterase codes for the protein MKPTESAAPASRLRRAVLPALPAAAVAMAAFALGIGVFRVLDAGNALFPDGTVGWSLAVLTGIIVGHLVALGRDRWWGGTGSGAALTLAALLLYGWIPAVLVSLAVVVLVGAARRHRWRQAALHGAVDILGVGAAALTLAAFGTTPSVEHPWRTDTWHVSAIPQTALAAFVYLAVTRALLWCSLAPPGAGLPTVARTALFRQVLVGIALLGIAPLIVVVAGDTPLLLPLFAVPLVALDSTLWIARVRAEEQLRDPLTGLPNRQWLLERTWTALDEAERAGTRTALVLLDLDRFRSVNDTLGHLAGDRLLLQIAERLRLALPRGAEVARLGGDEFAVLLPTTDSLTSAQRSARVLVGDLGSPLDLDGLTLVLEASAGVAVYPDHALDAEGLLRRADVAMYQAKRDRSGVELYEARRDGNTPDRLGLLGDLRRALDAGDVELHYQPKVGFDGHVAGLEALVRWVHPDRGKVPPDEFISMAESSGLMPRLTEYVLETALGQVARWRADGLEVPVAVNVSPRDVHTPGFAGAVAGRLARHGVPAGALQLEITEHVLLEDPQRAADTLAGLTGHGVKMSLDDFGTGYSSLVHLRRLPVSELKIDRSFVARLAVDNEDAEIVRCTVDLAHSLGLLVVAEGVEDDETWERLRDLGCDAVQGWLVAAAMPPEEMTAWLRARGEGGWHRETAEPSNEDASADEDADQPVT